The following proteins are co-located in the Paenibacillus sp. JNUCC32 genome:
- a CDS encoding Crp/Fnr family transcriptional regulator, which produces MKEIHDAELMQDYLLSNQINSIFPDGLKPYLVLYHFDHGDIICTQGEPAEMLYVLVEGKIKIFTTSAEGKALVLSFKTPLEVIGDIEYVQGNPMINTVQAVSPVYMIGVHYRWLRKYGQEHPPLLQFLLRIITRKFYIKSNFLSFNLLHPVEVRLASYLLSVSEEASGTFVISDPAAYHLTDVANLLGTSYRHLNRVIQKFSHEGLIVRCKGSILIKDREALMSVAGGNIYEE; this is translated from the coding sequence GTGAAGGAAATTCATGATGCCGAGCTCATGCAGGATTATTTGTTAAGCAACCAAATCAATTCCATATTTCCCGATGGGCTAAAGCCTTATTTGGTGTTATATCATTTTGACCACGGCGACATCATCTGTACGCAAGGCGAGCCTGCCGAGATGCTGTACGTCCTGGTTGAAGGGAAAATTAAAATCTTCACGACATCCGCGGAAGGCAAGGCGCTGGTCCTTTCATTCAAAACGCCGCTCGAGGTGATCGGAGACATCGAATACGTTCAGGGAAATCCGATGATCAATACGGTACAGGCCGTGTCGCCCGTCTACATGATCGGCGTGCATTATCGCTGGCTTCGCAAATACGGGCAGGAGCATCCGCCGCTGCTTCAATTTTTGCTGCGGATCATCACGCGGAAATTTTATATCAAATCCAATTTCTTGAGTTTTAATTTACTGCACCCGGTGGAGGTACGACTGGCCAGTTATTTACTGTCCGTTTCGGAGGAAGCGTCGGGCACGTTTGTCATCAGCGACCCTGCGGCATACCATCTGACGGATGTCGCGAATCTGCTCGGAACCAGTTATCGGCATTTAAACCGGGTGATTCAGAAATTCAGTCATGAAGGACTGATCGTGCGTTGCAAAGGTTCCATTCTGATCAAAGATCGGGAAGCGTTGATGAGTGTAGCCGGCGGCAATATCTACGAAGAATGA
- a CDS encoding DMT family transporter: MRGILFAFIGGACITLQGVANARISQDMGTWQAAAVTQLTGFLMALVILLFVRDGSRQGFGQVKPLYLIGGALGAPIIFSEVTAIQNIGVTLTISALLIAQLFLTFLIDSNGWFGVAKKRMSLPQFIGIGMMIAGVVIIKL; encoded by the coding sequence GTGAGAGGAATTTTATTTGCATTCATTGGCGGTGCCTGCATTACGCTGCAAGGTGTAGCCAATGCCCGGATCAGCCAGGATATGGGCACCTGGCAAGCCGCCGCGGTCACGCAGCTGACCGGTTTTTTGATGGCATTGGTCATTCTGCTGTTCGTCCGGGACGGCAGCAGGCAAGGCTTCGGGCAAGTGAAGCCGCTGTATCTGATCGGCGGAGCGTTGGGCGCGCCCATCATATTCAGCGAGGTGACGGCGATTCAGAACATCGGTGTTACATTAACGATATCCGCGTTATTAATCGCCCAGTTATTCTTGACGTTCCTGATTGACAGCAACGGATGGTTCGGCGTGGCGAAGAAGAGAATGAGTTTGCCTCAATTCATCGGGATCGGGATGATGATTGCCGGAGTCGTGATTATCAAATTATGA
- a CDS encoding pentapeptide repeat-containing protein has protein sequence MLDRQEHIPDEQGRIQLQSDCERCFGLCCVALPFASSTDFAIDKDGGTPCRHLESDFRCGVHNSLRQRGMRGCTVYECFGAGQMVSQVTYNGRDWRQAPETAKEMFDVFPIMRQLQELLWYLNEALSLQPAHAIHSDLKSSLEATRKLTQLPAASLLRLDVAAHRAEVNQLLLRTSELVRNDARQKHKGPPVRQKIGGRGADLMGAKLKGADLRYANLRGAYLIAADLRGADLRAADLIGADFRDADLRGANLTNSIFLTQFQVNAAKGDASTRLPSSLARPAHWTS, from the coding sequence ATGCTAGACAGACAAGAACACATCCCTGATGAACAGGGCCGAATTCAATTGCAATCGGATTGCGAACGCTGCTTTGGATTATGCTGCGTCGCTTTGCCTTTCGCTTCCTCCACCGATTTTGCCATCGACAAAGACGGCGGGACCCCTTGCCGCCATCTGGAATCCGACTTCCGATGCGGAGTGCACAACAGCCTGCGGCAGCGCGGCATGCGGGGATGCACCGTTTATGAATGCTTCGGCGCGGGGCAAATGGTTTCACAGGTTACCTATAACGGACGCGACTGGCGGCAGGCCCCGGAGACGGCAAAAGAAATGTTCGACGTATTTCCGATTATGCGACAGCTTCAAGAGCTGTTATGGTATCTGAACGAAGCGCTGAGTTTGCAGCCGGCGCATGCCATACATTCTGATCTTAAATCGTCGCTGGAAGCGACGAGGAAGTTGACCCAGCTTCCTGCCGCATCCCTGCTACGGCTGGATGTGGCAGCTCATCGCGCTGAAGTGAACCAGCTGCTTCTTCGAACCAGTGAGCTTGTGCGGAACGATGCGCGACAGAAGCATAAAGGGCCGCCCGTGCGTCAGAAGATCGGGGGCCGTGGTGCCGATCTCATGGGAGCAAAGCTTAAAGGAGCTGACCTAAGATACGCCAATCTGAGAGGAGCTTACCTCATTGCGGCGGACCTCAGAGGAGCCGATCTGCGGGCCGCGGATTTGATCGGGGCCGATTTCCGGGATGCCGACCTAAGGGGAGCTAATTTAACGAACAGCATCTTCCTGACTCAATTCCAGGTTAACGCGGCGAAGGGAGACGCAAGCACCCGGCTACCTTCTTCCTTAGCCCGGCCGGCACATTGGACGTCTTAA